One genomic window of Arthrobacter sp. KBS0703 includes the following:
- a CDS encoding GNAT family N-acetyltransferase, whose product MQPQIIVRPAVPADYEAIARITRDSYLAAGYFDNADHPYMKQIQDVARRAEQATIWVAERDGRIVGSVTLAVAGEPYADIALGDELEFRMLVVDPAVQRSGAGLALVEAIIAHARSLDGISAVALTTGGTWESAHGLYRKTGFRRVPERDWFVPDTDIKLLVFRLDV is encoded by the coding sequence GTGCAGCCGCAGATCATTGTCCGTCCAGCAGTCCCCGCCGATTACGAGGCAATAGCCCGGATCACCCGCGATTCCTATTTGGCGGCGGGATATTTCGACAACGCCGACCACCCCTATATGAAGCAGATCCAGGACGTGGCCAGGCGGGCGGAACAGGCCACCATCTGGGTGGCCGAACGGGACGGCCGGATTGTGGGGTCCGTGACGCTGGCTGTAGCCGGCGAGCCGTATGCGGACATTGCCCTGGGCGACGAACTCGAATTCCGCATGCTCGTGGTGGACCCTGCCGTGCAGCGCAGCGGCGCCGGGCTGGCGCTGGTGGAGGCGATCATCGCGCACGCCAGGTCGCTGGACGGCATCAGCGCCGTGGCCCTGACCACCGGCGGGACATGGGAGAGCGCCCACGGCCTGTACCGGAAGACCGGCTTCCGGCGGGTCCCCGAGCGTGACTGGTTCGTGCCGGACACCGACATAAAGCTGCTGGTTTTCCGGCTGGACGTCTAG
- a CDS encoding response regulator gives MSEDFRVLIVDDDFHVAKLHAAYVDSVAGFLALPPAGSASLALQSIHSLRPDLVLLDVYLPDASGLDLLHQLDVDTMILSAASDAASLRTAFRRGALGYLLKPFTAESLSQQLRSYARYRRILAQPGSLDQDTVERAKRALIPGDVSPSARPRSATEAAVLESLLPGEQYSANDVAARVGVSRATAQRYLSSLADDGAVEIQLRYGTTGRPEHRYGLPAS, from the coding sequence ATGTCTGAGGATTTCAGGGTGCTGATTGTGGACGACGATTTCCACGTGGCCAAACTCCACGCCGCCTACGTCGACTCGGTGGCGGGGTTCCTGGCCCTGCCGCCGGCGGGTTCGGCGTCGCTCGCCCTGCAGTCCATCCATAGCCTTCGGCCGGACCTGGTCCTGCTGGATGTATATCTGCCGGACGCCTCCGGCCTGGACCTGCTGCACCAGCTGGACGTGGACACCATGATCCTGAGCGCGGCCTCCGACGCCGCCTCGCTGCGGACGGCGTTCCGACGCGGCGCCCTGGGGTACTTGCTGAAGCCGTTCACCGCGGAATCCCTGTCCCAGCAGCTGCGGTCCTATGCCAGGTACCGGCGGATCCTGGCCCAGCCGGGGTCGCTGGACCAGGACACCGTGGAGCGCGCCAAACGGGCCCTCATCCCCGGCGACGTCTCGCCGTCGGCCAGGCCGCGTTCCGCCACGGAAGCGGCGGTGCTGGAATCCCTTCTGCCCGGCGAGCAGTACTCAGCGAACGACGTCGCCGCGCGGGTGGGCGTCTCGCGCGCCACCGCGCAGCGGTACCTGTCCTCGCTGGCGGACGACGGCGCCGTCGAGATCCAGCTCCGCTACGGAACCACGGGCCGGCCCGAACACCGCTACGGCCTCCCGGCCTCCTAA
- a CDS encoding inositol monophosphatase family protein produces MSTDPTELLGVAKAAAEAGAAVLSTRTSGSLADGAVSNKGDAGDWVTAFDVAAEDAVRSAIRGARPQDTITGEEHGTTRPENPSGFRWSIDPLDGTTNFIRNIVYYATSVAVADADGAWLAGVVNAPALGRVYYAAKGHGAWLEQDGRRVQLTGPVSGRAGQILATGFSYDPEVRAEQAAALGGFMEGFADVRRLGSAALDLCLVADGTHDAFGERGLNEHDFAAGALIAEEAGCWVRRPRLTSPLNGGPTDDERLAAWTCAGTLEMSGKFPL; encoded by the coding sequence ATGAGCACGGATCCGACTGAGCTGCTCGGCGTGGCCAAGGCAGCCGCCGAGGCCGGCGCCGCGGTGCTGTCCACCCGGACCAGCGGTTCCCTGGCTGACGGCGCCGTCAGCAACAAGGGCGACGCGGGGGACTGGGTCACCGCGTTTGACGTTGCTGCCGAGGACGCGGTCCGCAGCGCCATCCGCGGCGCCCGCCCGCAGGACACCATCACCGGCGAGGAGCACGGGACCACCCGCCCCGAGAATCCCAGCGGATTCCGCTGGTCCATCGACCCGCTGGACGGCACCACCAACTTCATCCGGAACATCGTCTACTACGCCACCTCCGTCGCAGTTGCCGACGCCGACGGCGCGTGGCTGGCCGGCGTCGTCAACGCCCCGGCCCTGGGGCGCGTGTACTACGCCGCCAAGGGCCACGGCGCCTGGCTCGAACAGGACGGCCGCCGCGTCCAGCTCACCGGTCCAGTGTCCGGCCGCGCCGGCCAGATCCTGGCCACCGGATTCAGCTACGATCCCGAGGTCCGCGCTGAGCAGGCAGCCGCGCTCGGCGGCTTCATGGAAGGGTTCGCAGACGTGCGGCGGCTCGGTTCCGCGGCCCTGGACCTGTGCCTGGTCGCCGACGGCACGCACGACGCCTTCGGCGAGCGGGGCCTCAACGAACATGACTTCGCCGCGGGAGCCCTGATCGCCGAGGAAGCCGGCTGCTGGGTGCGGCGTCCCCGGCTCACCAGCCCGCTGAACGGCGGCCCAACGGACGACGAACGCCTCGCAGCGTGGACATGCGCGGGAACGCTGGAAATGTCCGGCAAGTTTCCGCTCTGA
- a CDS encoding CitMHS family transporter, translating into MGGAVCRPPAGREQNAQNAPNKQYANQLSQRHCRDPRHSNVCSAHHIEVVPLIKKEPAVLVLLGFAMIAVFMVLIMTKKLTPVLALIIVPTVFGLFAGAGLGIGDMVMDSMKSMTSTAALLMFAIIYFGLMIDVGLFDPLVRFILRKLGNDPAKVVLGTAILAAAVSLDGDGSTTFILTTAAMLPIYLRLKMSPVVLTCVAGLANGTMNILPWGGPTARAASALKLDVNDVFVPMIPSLIAGLVVVLVFSWLLGLQERNRLRATAPEIWSVPDTAEAFDGGTPAGGSGTGPGRKGTGTAPVPATGGPAVGGSSVAVLERTETLADGDAGLTDTALDPNRKTLRPKLQWFNLGLTVAVMVMLVADLVPLPFVFMVGSAIALLVNFPKVKDQGAQLVAHAPSIVAVVSMVMAAAVLTGVLKGTGMVEAMSAWLVAIIPSDMGPFMAVITGVLSIPMTFFMSNDAFYFGVLPVLSETAAHYGVSAAEMARASITGQPFHLQSPLVPAILLLVSLAKVDLGDHHKKVLWRTAVISLVMLGVGMLTGAIGIG; encoded by the coding sequence ATGGGCGGGGCTGTGTGCAGACCGCCGGCGGGGCGTGAGCAGAATGCGCAAAATGCTCCCAATAAGCAGTATGCCAATCAATTGAGCCAAAGGCACTGCCGTGACCCGCGCCACTCTAACGTCTGTAGTGCGCATCACATCGAGGTGGTGCCACTCATCAAGAAGGAGCCGGCTGTGCTGGTATTACTTGGATTCGCCATGATCGCGGTATTCATGGTGCTGATCATGACGAAGAAGTTGACGCCAGTGCTGGCGCTGATCATTGTCCCCACCGTTTTCGGTCTTTTCGCAGGCGCAGGCCTCGGCATCGGGGACATGGTGATGGACTCGATGAAGTCCATGACCTCCACCGCTGCGCTGCTGATGTTCGCCATCATCTACTTCGGCCTGATGATCGACGTCGGGCTGTTCGACCCGCTGGTCCGGTTCATCCTGCGCAAGCTCGGCAATGATCCCGCGAAGGTGGTCCTCGGCACCGCAATCCTGGCGGCCGCCGTATCCCTGGACGGCGACGGCTCCACCACCTTCATCCTCACCACGGCGGCCATGCTGCCAATCTACCTCCGGCTGAAGATGAGCCCCGTGGTCCTCACCTGCGTGGCCGGCCTGGCCAACGGCACCATGAACATCCTGCCGTGGGGCGGCCCCACCGCCCGCGCCGCCAGCGCCCTCAAACTCGACGTCAACGACGTCTTCGTTCCCATGATCCCGTCGCTGATTGCCGGCCTGGTTGTCGTCCTCGTGTTCTCCTGGCTGCTCGGCCTCCAGGAACGCAACCGCCTCCGCGCCACGGCGCCGGAAATCTGGTCCGTGCCGGACACCGCCGAAGCGTTCGACGGCGGAACCCCCGCCGGCGGTTCGGGAACCGGCCCTGGCCGCAAGGGCACCGGAACCGCACCTGTTCCCGCAACGGGAGGCCCCGCCGTCGGCGGCTCCTCCGTGGCCGTCCTGGAACGCACCGAGACACTCGCGGACGGCGACGCCGGCCTGACGGACACCGCACTGGACCCCAACCGCAAGACGCTCCGGCCCAAACTGCAGTGGTTCAACCTGGGCCTCACCGTCGCCGTGATGGTCATGCTGGTGGCCGACCTCGTGCCCCTGCCGTTCGTCTTCATGGTGGGCTCCGCCATCGCCCTGCTGGTGAACTTCCCCAAGGTCAAGGACCAGGGCGCCCAGCTCGTGGCCCACGCACCGTCCATCGTTGCCGTGGTCAGCATGGTCATGGCCGCCGCCGTCCTGACCGGCGTGCTCAAGGGCACCGGCATGGTCGAGGCCATGTCAGCCTGGCTCGTGGCCATCATCCCCTCCGACATGGGCCCGTTCATGGCCGTCATCACCGGCGTCCTCAGCATCCCGATGACGTTCTTCATGAGCAACGACGCCTTCTACTTCGGCGTACTGCCCGTCCTGAGCGAGACCGCCGCACACTACGGAGTCAGCGCAGCCGAAATGGCCCGGGCCTCCATCACAGGCCAGCCGTTCCACCTGCAGAGCCCGCTGGTTCCGGCCATCCTGCTGCTCGTTTCGCTCGCCAAGGTGGACCTCGGCGACCACCACAAGAAGGTGCTGTGGCGGACCGCCGTCATCTCCCTCGTGATGCTCGGCGTAGGAATGCTGACCGGAGCCATCGGCATCGGCTAG
- the gatC gene encoding Asp-tRNA(Asn)/Glu-tRNA(Gln) amidotransferase subunit GatC, with product MAAINRDDVAHLARLAHIEMSAEELDRMAGELAVIVDAVKSVSEAAGDDVPATSHPIPLSNVFREDVVGHTFTAEQALSGAPDSDENRFKVPAILDEA from the coding sequence ATGGCTGCGATCAACCGTGACGACGTCGCGCATCTCGCGCGGCTCGCTCACATTGAGATGAGTGCTGAAGAGCTGGACAGGATGGCCGGCGAGCTTGCCGTCATCGTGGATGCGGTGAAATCCGTAAGTGAAGCCGCAGGTGACGATGTCCCTGCCACCTCGCACCCGATTCCGCTCAGCAACGTGTTCCGCGAAGACGTGGTGGGCCACACCTTCACCGCCGAGCAGGCACTGTCCGGTGCCCCGGATTCCGATGAGAACCGTTTCAAGGTCCCGGCCATCCTGGATGAGGCATAA
- a CDS encoding RidA family protein: MRKTFGTGSVWEQTLGYSRAVQVDNTLYISATAASGEDGIVGNDFYEQTKYILEKLETVLADAGFAFADVVQSKLYLTDITKWEDAGRAHGEVFGEIRPTLSLVHVLPFLDPKMLVEIELVAQKSASS, translated from the coding sequence ATGCGCAAGACATTCGGCACCGGTTCCGTCTGGGAACAGACCCTTGGGTATTCCCGCGCAGTCCAGGTGGACAACACCCTGTACATTTCCGCCACCGCCGCCAGCGGTGAGGACGGCATCGTCGGCAACGACTTCTACGAACAGACCAAGTACATCCTCGAGAAGCTGGAAACCGTCCTGGCCGACGCCGGCTTCGCTTTCGCCGACGTCGTGCAGTCCAAGCTATACCTGACGGACATCACCAAGTGGGAGGACGCCGGCCGCGCCCACGGCGAGGTGTTCGGGGAGATCCGCCCCACGCTGTCACTCGTGCACGTGCTGCCGTTCCTGGACCCCAAGATGCTTGTGGAGATCGAACTCGTCGCCCAGAAGAGCGCCAGCTCTTAG